One stretch of Musicola paradisiaca NCPPB 2511 DNA includes these proteins:
- a CDS encoding cupin domain-containing protein — protein sequence MNNDLPVTMNLFSLIKDIDAVKWETHSTLDRKNARIFDIFHDDSGQRISLVHCAPGASAKSHLHKGHETFLILDGSFEDENGVYLPGDLVCYAPGSQHAWRTPQGALIYATWGDRVESGLTDTAA from the coding sequence GTGAATAACGATTTGCCCGTTACCATGAATTTGTTTTCATTAATTAAAGACATTGATGCCGTTAAGTGGGAGACCCACAGTACGCTGGATCGTAAAAATGCACGTATTTTTGATATTTTCCATGATGATTCGGGGCAACGTATCTCGTTGGTACATTGCGCGCCGGGAGCATCAGCAAAATCTCATCTTCATAAAGGGCATGAAACGTTTCTCATTCTTGATGGGTCATTCGAAGATGAAAATGGTGTCTATCTTCCGGGGGATCTAGTTTGTTATGCGCCAGGTAGTCAGCATGCCTGGCGTACACCACAGGGCGCCTTGATATACGCAACATGGGGCGATCGCGTTGAATCAGGATTAACAGATACTGCAGCATGA
- the uvrY gene encoding UvrY/SirA/GacA family response regulator transcription factor, with protein sequence MISVFLVDDHELVRAGIRRILDDIKGLKVVGEAQCGEDAVKWCRTNSVDVVLMDMSMPGIGGLEATRKIVRFSPEVKVIMLTIYTENPLPAKVMQAGAAGYLSKGATPEEVICAIRSVHAGKRYIASDIAQQMALSQLEPQTETPLECLSERELQIMMMITKGQKVTEISDQLNLSPKTVNSYRYRMFNKLNINGDVELTHLAIRHGLFNAETLISSE encoded by the coding sequence TTGATTAGCGTTTTTCTTGTTGATGACCATGAATTGGTGCGGGCAGGGATACGGCGCATTCTTGACGATATCAAAGGCCTCAAAGTGGTCGGTGAGGCGCAGTGCGGTGAAGATGCGGTAAAATGGTGCCGTACCAATAGTGTTGATGTCGTCTTGATGGACATGAGTATGCCCGGAATTGGCGGCCTTGAGGCTACCCGCAAAATTGTACGGTTCTCTCCAGAAGTGAAGGTTATCATGTTAACCATTTATACGGAGAATCCGTTGCCTGCCAAAGTGATGCAAGCAGGTGCTGCTGGCTATCTCAGTAAGGGCGCGACGCCGGAAGAAGTTATCTGTGCGATTCGTTCCGTTCATGCTGGTAAGCGCTATATTGCCTCGGACATTGCACAGCAGATGGCATTGAGTCAGCTTGAACCACAAACTGAAACACCACTGGAGTGTCTGTCCGAGAGAGAATTGCAGATCATGATGATGATCACCAAAGGGCAGAAAGTGACGGAGATTTCCGATCAGTTGAATCTCAGTCCTAAAACGGTTAATAGTTATCGTTATCGAATGTTTAATAAATTGAACATAAATGGTGATGTTGAGTTGACCCATCTGGCAATCCGTCATGGGCTCTTTAACGCGGAGACATTGATCAGTAGTGAATGA
- a CDS encoding aconitase family protein — protein MKSILTQARILYLTEDPHKITAQLQGETFTLSSAQPLRNDISTDEITPIPALAYYDERLGSFVWTGLKCSNENPIRKNAVINAGVNVVVGGLRYGKGSSREHSPVAEKAAGIQLVIAESFERIYRQNADNIGLLTSTDMGLLARLERGDVVTIEDIIAGREDTSRQVLQCGGLLPWWKAQLNQYGLPQLVGTELTEKRMTLCEKIIARHLLTGIHSSGNALHLRPDWRFIHEYYTAMCGHMLKRTFGDNLTLWQPESVVTFEDHLPYMHQSKVHVEQKLTGDLEHLLDAHRAFTQQWRLTAHRYNLDGDGAEGISHALMAERYALPGQIIIGTDSHTPHCGALGCLAIGVGSTDMAASMVTGVFRLMSPDSVRVVFTGRLPEGTGAKDMILQLLSTEWIRQGNGIGKVFEFCGDTIERLSIDDRITLTNMVAELGGVSGLIAPDSNTVNFLKERRGIHFTLEPWMHSDEGASYAAVIEIDCRELSPMVASPGDPGNGLALSQLTEPVKIDIAYGGSCTAGKRDDFDEYHKVLHWAVQKGKKIPSDVMLYLQFGTMDVYEYCHERGYLETFKNAGAILLKPACGACANCGPGASFNSNQVTISAINRNFPGRSGPGKVWLASPSTVVASAVKGEIISFNDLRMLYPT, from the coding sequence ATGAAATCAATTCTAACTCAGGCTCGAATCCTGTATTTGACCGAAGATCCGCACAAAATCACGGCGCAGTTACAGGGGGAAACGTTCACGTTGTCATCAGCTCAGCCTTTACGTAATGACATTTCAACGGATGAAATTACCCCCATCCCAGCACTAGCCTATTATGACGAGCGCCTGGGGAGCTTTGTCTGGACTGGCTTAAAATGCTCAAATGAGAATCCCATTCGGAAAAACGCCGTTATAAATGCGGGTGTTAATGTTGTTGTTGGGGGCTTGCGTTATGGAAAAGGTTCATCCAGGGAGCACAGCCCGGTAGCGGAAAAAGCAGCAGGTATACAGCTTGTAATTGCAGAGAGTTTTGAGCGTATTTACCGGCAAAATGCGGATAACATCGGCCTGTTAACGTCTACGGATATGGGGCTGCTTGCCCGACTTGAACGGGGTGATGTCGTTACCATTGAAGACATCATCGCCGGGCGGGAGGACACTTCTCGTCAGGTTCTTCAATGTGGAGGTCTTCTCCCTTGGTGGAAAGCACAATTAAACCAGTATGGTTTGCCGCAGTTGGTTGGTACTGAATTAACAGAAAAGAGGATGACATTGTGCGAGAAAATCATCGCCAGACATCTGCTTACAGGTATTCATTCTTCAGGAAACGCATTACATCTGCGGCCGGATTGGCGTTTTATTCATGAATATTACACCGCCATGTGTGGCCACATGTTAAAGCGAACCTTTGGGGATAACCTGACACTTTGGCAGCCTGAGTCGGTGGTTACTTTCGAAGATCATTTACCTTACATGCATCAAAGTAAGGTGCATGTTGAGCAGAAACTGACGGGTGATCTTGAGCATTTGTTGGATGCTCATCGTGCTTTTACTCAGCAGTGGCGGCTGACTGCACACCGTTACAACCTGGACGGTGATGGGGCCGAAGGTATTTCGCATGCACTCATGGCGGAGCGCTATGCATTGCCGGGCCAAATTATTATTGGTACTGACTCTCATACACCACATTGTGGTGCGTTAGGGTGCCTGGCGATTGGTGTTGGTAGTACAGACATGGCTGCCAGCATGGTAACGGGTGTGTTTCGGCTGATGTCTCCTGATAGTGTTCGGGTTGTTTTTACCGGAAGATTGCCTGAAGGAACCGGTGCAAAGGACATGATCCTTCAATTGCTGTCTACAGAATGGATCCGGCAAGGGAATGGCATTGGTAAAGTTTTTGAGTTCTGCGGCGATACGATTGAGCGATTATCCATTGATGATCGTATCACTTTAACGAATATGGTGGCTGAACTTGGGGGGGTATCCGGCCTGATTGCACCAGACAGTAATACTGTTAACTTTTTGAAAGAACGTCGTGGTATCCATTTTACTCTTGAGCCTTGGATGCACAGTGATGAAGGGGCAAGTTATGCCGCGGTGATAGAAATTGACTGTCGGGAATTGTCGCCGATGGTTGCTTCTCCAGGGGATCCGGGTAATGGTCTGGCACTATCACAACTCACTGAGCCTGTAAAAATAGACATCGCTTATGGCGGATCTTGTACGGCAGGAAAACGGGATGATTTTGACGAGTATCACAAAGTTCTTCACTGGGCAGTACAGAAAGGGAAGAAGATCCCGTCGGACGTCATGTTATACCTTCAGTTCGGTACTATGGATGTTTATGAATATTGTCACGAGCGAGGATATTTAGAGACATTTAAAAACGCAGGTGCAATTTTATTAAAGCCGGCTTGTGGTGCATGTGCGAATTGCGGGCCCGGTGCCTCTTTTAATAGTAACCAAGTGACGATTAGCGCTATTAATAGGAATTTTCCAGGGCGTTCTGGTCCGGGAAAAGTTTGGCTCGCCAGCCCATCAACGGTGGTTGCCAGCGCAGTAAAGGGTGAAATAATATCCTTTAATGATTTAAGAATGCTATATCCTACATAA
- a CDS encoding pyridoxal phosphate-dependent aminotransferase, translating to MRSVADRVKRIGLSETYAILDKVKKMKAEGHVVYDLGGGEPDFSTPEHIINFTVSAMKNGMTHYTASKGSPGLLKAIANRLFEENHISACWDKNIIVTPSAKHALFITLMTLLNPGDEIVIPSPCWVSYIAMAEMAGAKAVDLPLTRENKYQITRKALAACITDKTRVLLLNNPNNPTGHILTEEEIQVICQVALEHDLFVVMDEIYEHIRYITAPHRSIAAEPGMFERTITVSGFSKAWAMTGWRLGYLCAPEYVLNEILKVQQHSVGCAGAFIQQGGLAALIGDRQPMEDMVKAYRKRRDYMVDSLNRIPGIECYVPEGGLYVYADIRGLGMGDAQTFTLWLLAHAHVAVTPGTAFGKEETMMIRLSFAGAMETIVAAMDSIAEAITEYDASLQQEAS from the coding sequence ATGAGAAGCGTAGCCGATCGTGTAAAACGTATAGGCCTTTCTGAAACCTATGCGATTCTTGATAAAGTTAAAAAAATGAAAGCCGAAGGGCATGTCGTTTATGATCTCGGCGGCGGTGAACCCGATTTTTCCACACCTGAGCATATAATAAATTTTACTGTGTCAGCCATGAAAAATGGCATGACGCATTATACAGCCAGTAAGGGTTCCCCAGGACTGCTCAAAGCAATAGCTAATCGTTTATTTGAAGAGAATCATATCTCAGCGTGCTGGGATAAAAATATTATTGTTACGCCTTCTGCCAAGCATGCATTGTTTATTACATTAATGACATTACTTAACCCTGGTGATGAGATTGTTATTCCATCGCCTTGTTGGGTGAGTTATATCGCAATGGCGGAAATGGCAGGCGCAAAAGCGGTTGATCTACCTTTAACTCGTGAAAATAAATATCAAATAACACGTAAAGCATTGGCTGCCTGTATTACTGATAAAACACGGGTATTGCTGTTAAATAATCCCAATAACCCGACTGGGCACATCCTTACAGAAGAAGAAATACAGGTTATATGCCAGGTCGCGCTGGAACATGATCTTTTCGTTGTCATGGATGAAATTTATGAACATATCCGCTATATCACTGCGCCGCACCGAAGTATTGCGGCGGAGCCGGGCATGTTTGAACGCACTATAACGGTTAGCGGCTTTTCTAAAGCCTGGGCAATGACGGGGTGGCGTCTGGGGTATCTCTGCGCCCCGGAATACGTGTTGAATGAAATACTCAAGGTTCAGCAACACAGTGTCGGCTGTGCCGGCGCATTTATTCAGCAAGGTGGATTAGCTGCGCTGATCGGGGATCGTCAACCGATGGAGGATATGGTTAAGGCGTACCGAAAACGTCGGGATTATATGGTTGACAGCCTGAACAGGATCCCTGGCATCGAATGCTATGTGCCGGAAGGCGGACTCTATGTCTATGCCGATATTCGCGGTCTTGGCATGGGCGACGCACAAACATTCACCCTCTGGTTACTTGCCCATGCCCATGTTGCCGTGACCCCAGGAACCGCCTTTGGTAAAGAAGAAACCATGATGATCAGGTTATCTTTTGCCGGTGCCATGGAAACCATTGTTGCGGCGATGGATAGCATCGCCGAAGCGATAACGGAATATGACGCATCGCTGCAACAGGAGGCATCATGA
- the uvrC gene encoding excinuclease ABC subunit UvrC, protein MNECFDAQAFMKTVTSQPGVYRMYDASNTVIYVGKAKDLKKRLSSYFRTHVASRKTEALVKSIRQIDVTITHTETEALLLEHNYIKRYQPRYNVLLRDDKSYPMIFLSGDIHPRLSIHRGAKHAKGEYFGPFPNGSAVRETLLLLQKLFPIRQCENNVYRNRSRPCLQYQIGRCLGPCVAGYVSDDEYQQQVDYVRLFLSGKDQQVLERLVDRMENASRELKFEEAARIRDQIQAVRRVTEKQFVSGHGDDLDVIGVAFDAGMACLHVLFIRQGQVLGSRSYFPKVPGGTALGEVVQTFVGQFYLQGSGARTLPSDVLLDFSLPDLQLLAESLSTIAGRKISIQCKPRGDRARYLKLARTNAHTALVTKLSQQSTVQQRLAELSRILGLGDIKRMECFDISHTMGEQTVASCVVFDSNGPLRSEYRRYNITDITPGDDYAAMTQVLKRRYGKSLDDSKIPDVVVIDGGKGQLAQAKAVFESLQVPWDKTKPLLLGVAKGSDRKAGLETLFLDTTGEGMALPPDSPALHVIQHIRDDSHDHAISGHRKKRAKVKSTSALETIEGIGPKRRQMLLKYMGGLQPLMSASIDEIANVPGISHALAEKIFHALKH, encoded by the coding sequence GTGAATGAGTGTTTTGATGCCCAGGCTTTCATGAAGACCGTGACCAGTCAGCCTGGGGTTTATCGCATGTATGACGCCAGCAATACGGTTATCTATGTTGGTAAAGCCAAAGATCTAAAGAAGCGCCTTTCCAGTTATTTTCGAACACATGTAGCCAGCCGAAAAACAGAGGCTTTAGTCAAAAGTATTCGCCAGATCGATGTCACGATTACGCATACTGAGACGGAAGCATTGTTGTTAGAGCATAACTACATTAAACGCTATCAGCCTCGATATAATGTTCTGCTGCGAGATGATAAATCTTATCCGATGATTTTCCTCAGCGGTGATATTCATCCCCGCTTATCAATCCATCGTGGGGCAAAGCATGCGAAAGGTGAGTATTTTGGCCCATTCCCGAACGGTAGCGCAGTTCGTGAGACCTTACTTTTGCTACAAAAATTATTTCCGATACGGCAGTGCGAAAATAATGTCTATCGCAATCGTTCGCGCCCTTGCCTGCAATACCAGATCGGTCGCTGCCTTGGCCCATGCGTGGCGGGATATGTGAGTGATGACGAGTATCAGCAGCAAGTTGATTATGTACGCCTTTTTTTATCTGGTAAGGATCAGCAGGTGCTTGAGCGGCTTGTTGACCGCATGGAAAATGCAAGCCGGGAACTAAAGTTTGAAGAAGCTGCCCGTATCCGTGATCAAATTCAGGCGGTACGTCGTGTGACGGAAAAACAGTTTGTCTCCGGCCATGGGGATGATCTTGACGTAATAGGTGTTGCATTTGACGCAGGGATGGCGTGTTTGCATGTGTTGTTTATTCGTCAGGGCCAGGTGCTGGGGAGCCGCAGTTATTTCCCCAAAGTGCCGGGTGGGACAGCATTGGGGGAAGTGGTTCAGACGTTTGTCGGGCAGTTTTATTTACAAGGCAGCGGGGCCCGAACCTTACCGTCAGATGTGTTGTTGGATTTTTCATTGCCCGATCTTCAACTGCTTGCCGAGTCGTTATCGACGATAGCCGGCCGTAAAATTAGTATCCAGTGTAAACCTCGGGGTGATCGGGCGCGTTATCTCAAACTGGCTCGTACCAATGCCCATACGGCATTAGTGACCAAATTATCTCAGCAATCGACGGTTCAGCAGCGGTTAGCGGAATTGTCCAGGATATTAGGTTTGGGTGATATCAAACGCATGGAATGTTTTGATATCAGTCATACTATGGGCGAGCAGACCGTGGCATCCTGCGTTGTCTTTGATAGTAATGGCCCATTACGTTCGGAATATCGTCGCTACAATATTACAGACATTACCCCTGGCGATGATTACGCGGCGATGACCCAAGTTTTGAAACGTCGCTATGGCAAATCGCTCGATGATAGCAAGATTCCAGATGTGGTTGTCATTGACGGAGGGAAAGGCCAGCTGGCCCAAGCCAAAGCGGTTTTTGAGTCGTTACAAGTTCCCTGGGATAAAACAAAACCATTGCTGCTGGGCGTTGCGAAAGGAAGCGATCGCAAAGCGGGATTGGAAACGCTGTTTTTAGACACTACAGGCGAAGGGATGGCGCTGCCGCCGGATTCCCCGGCCTTGCATGTCATACAACATATCCGCGATGATTCTCATGACCATGCAATTAGCGGCCATCGCAAAAAACGCGCCAAAGTGAAAAGTACCAGTGCGCTTGAGACTATTGAAGGCATTGGCCCCAAGCGCCGTCAGATGCTGTTGAAGTATATGGGGGGGCTGCAACCGCTGATGAGCGCGAGCATTGATGAAATTGCCAATGTCCCGGGAATTTCGCATGCGCTGGCAGAAAAAATTTTCCATGCATTGAAACACTAG
- a CDS encoding DUF2594 family protein — translation MNNCDFTTEASAETLAHEVSCLKVMLTLMLKSIGQADAGKIMITMDKYISQLEEPTQSAIFSNTVKQIKTMYRN, via the coding sequence ATGAACAATTGCGATTTCACCACAGAAGCATCAGCAGAGACGCTAGCTCATGAAGTCAGTTGTCTGAAAGTTATGCTGACCCTGATGCTGAAATCCATCGGCCAGGCTGATGCAGGTAAGATAATGATTACGATGGATAAATACATTTCTCAATTGGAAGAACCAACTCAATCTGCCATATTCAGCAACACCGTCAAACAAATAAAAACAATGTATCGTAATTAA
- a CDS encoding TetR/AcrR family transcriptional regulator, giving the protein MKAKDTLIKTMQELLWTKGYSNTSPKEIQKASGVGQGSMYHHFKGKADLARQTILRNAEELQQEIAGILHTEKSARERIGNYLQRERDILSGCRMGGLAQDSEIIRDDSLREPIAQNFEWLIGEIESVLEAGKASGEFSAELNVKHTALTLISVMQGAFVIARATQSEAYYKQAIAGVIEMLS; this is encoded by the coding sequence ATGAAAGCTAAAGACACGTTGATAAAGACAATGCAGGAACTGTTGTGGACAAAGGGATACTCCAATACGAGTCCTAAAGAAATACAGAAGGCATCCGGTGTAGGACAAGGCAGCATGTATCACCACTTTAAGGGGAAAGCTGACTTGGCGCGCCAGACCATCCTGCGTAATGCAGAGGAACTGCAACAAGAAATCGCTGGTATTTTGCACACGGAAAAAAGCGCACGTGAGCGTATTGGAAACTACTTGCAGCGAGAGCGTGACATTCTTTCCGGGTGTCGTATGGGGGGGTTGGCGCAGGATAGCGAGATTATCCGCGATGATTCACTCCGTGAGCCTATAGCCCAAAATTTTGAATGGTTGATTGGCGAGATAGAGAGCGTACTTGAAGCGGGCAAAGCGTCAGGGGAGTTTTCTGCCGAGCTGAATGTTAAACATACAGCATTAACACTGATTTCAGTCATGCAAGGAGCATTTGTGATTGCCCGGGCTACACAGTCCGAAGCGTATTACAAACAGGCTATTGCTGGAGTGATTGAAATGCTGAGTTAA
- a CDS encoding TauD/TfdA family dioxygenase yields MKPFYHFSDEENNQLTHFLSQNAVNPYTHYQEFKLTINELCQSRKVPGFFIDICNSIKHERHHGISDVHVLRNCPRDINVPALDPDNPLEDKYKKKKTFIGEALLETFALLTGTPLLAYGSRHNGDFFTDVVAIRKYSGQLTGFSDSELVYHNDRTAHAVRADFVTLLGLHCPDEELIFTGYIDGKSLIKHLSEEQQTALRQPWYRTEFDVYSRETNSRQISSPDHAILKNHHSIRYLDTLTHVAPGAPEQAKDALIAFMQAMTKADKQRHRIIQGDLLVFANQDGLHNREKIDIQNKENAARRWLLKTYAFRDQKTAEQYQAYWAKGMFGLVED; encoded by the coding sequence ATGAAACCTTTTTATCATTTCTCAGATGAAGAGAATAATCAATTAACACATTTTTTAAGTCAGAACGCAGTAAACCCATACACCCATTATCAAGAGTTTAAATTAACAATAAATGAGTTGTGTCAGTCCCGCAAAGTACCTGGATTTTTTATTGATATCTGTAATTCAATTAAACATGAAAGACATCATGGTATCAGTGATGTGCATGTTTTGCGTAACTGCCCTCGTGATATTAATGTTCCCGCATTGGATCCGGATAATCCGCTTGAAGATAAATATAAAAAGAAAAAAACGTTTATCGGCGAAGCACTACTAGAAACATTTGCATTGCTTACCGGCACACCGCTTCTGGCGTATGGTAGCCGCCATAATGGGGACTTTTTTACAGATGTAGTAGCAATTCGTAAATATAGTGGGCAATTAACCGGTTTCAGTGACAGTGAACTGGTTTATCACAATGACCGTACTGCTCATGCAGTTCGTGCCGATTTTGTTACGTTGCTTGGCCTGCATTGCCCGGATGAAGAACTGATTTTTACCGGCTACATTGATGGAAAGTCATTAATCAAGCATTTGTCTGAGGAGCAACAGACGGCACTGCGCCAGCCTTGGTATCGCACGGAGTTTGATGTTTATTCTCGTGAAACAAATAGTCGTCAAATCAGCTCTCCAGATCATGCAATCCTTAAAAATCACCACAGTATTCGCTATCTGGACACACTGACTCATGTGGCACCTGGGGCGCCGGAGCAGGCAAAAGATGCGCTGATAGCATTTATGCAGGCGATGACAAAAGCGGATAAGCAACGTCATAGGATTATTCAGGGTGATCTTCTTGTTTTCGCGAATCAGGATGGGCTACATAATCGTGAAAAAATAGATATCCAGAATAAAGAAAATGCTGCTCGTCGATGGTTATTGAAAACATACGCTTTTCGTGATCAAAAAACGGCGGAGCAATACCAGGCTTATTGGGCTAAAGGGATGTTTGGTCTGGTTGAGGATTAA
- the pgsA gene encoding CDP-diacylglycerol--glycerol-3-phosphate 3-phosphatidyltransferase, whose amino-acid sequence MQFNIPTWLTLLRVALIPFFVLAFYLPFSWAPVVCASLFVYAAVTDWFDGFLARRWKQTTRFGAFLDPVADKVLVAVALVLVIEHYHSWWISLPAATMIAREIIISALREWMAEIGKRSSVAVSWIGKVKTMAQMVALVGLLWRPDPWVEIAAVGALYIAAVLTFWSMFNYLKAARHDLLEH is encoded by the coding sequence ATGCAATTTAATATACCTACATGGCTGACCCTGCTTCGTGTTGCCCTGATACCTTTCTTCGTTCTGGCGTTTTATCTGCCGTTCAGCTGGGCTCCCGTGGTTTGTGCAAGTCTCTTTGTTTATGCTGCTGTAACTGATTGGTTTGATGGTTTTCTTGCCCGGCGCTGGAAGCAGACTACAAGGTTTGGCGCTTTCCTTGATCCGGTTGCGGACAAAGTATTGGTGGCCGTTGCACTGGTACTGGTCATTGAGCATTATCACTCATGGTGGATCAGCCTCCCTGCCGCCACCATGATTGCCCGTGAGATTATCATCTCTGCATTACGCGAATGGATGGCGGAAATCGGTAAACGCAGTAGTGTCGCTGTTTCCTGGATCGGGAAAGTCAAAACCATGGCGCAGATGGTCGCGCTGGTGGGGTTGCTATGGCGGCCAGACCCATGGGTAGAGATCGCTGCGGTAGGGGCACTCTATATCGCTGCTGTGCTGACATTCTGGTCAATGTTCAACTACCTTAAAGCCGCACGACACGATTTGCTTGAACATTAG